A part of Balneolaceae bacterium genomic DNA contains:
- a CDS encoding TlpA disulfide reductase family protein, translating into MKKPFISIALGLTAMFAVSCSGGSEEGGARMEGRLTVADSVDQSGDYSGIGVTVVREDSAGAITDTLFHQVTDSTGRFAGMAKVPAQNRYPLSITRNQSELARVPLYLSADDTVRVTGDLANLQQTLDIHSREHEALELFQRMNRTIGRVRIYAQAGRISADSLSQEMNKWSGLYWEVYERYPTTIAGKMAATESIRILNTQDPDSMMLRLNQVRADDDLVGLAATYGKDYLAQDQGLDHALAYLDTLQQMTEGSQASMRIRMERIKLLYDSARVETAQNLLTDFQNSYPDNPTARNWSEAIQYDLDYLAPGDTIPEFSFGTNGGTVSRESLLGTPYILEITSLASRTYQQQFDRTVVIHSIYRNYGLQVVTLPLDESQVTIEGFFEERVQPWPVAQAGAYDRQELVNRFNIRGTPTRFLVDRQGRIVRRYVGTEFRDIIQGIQTLINNEGPAS; encoded by the coding sequence ATGAAAAAACCATTTATCAGCATCGCCCTCGGCCTTACCGCCATGTTCGCCGTCTCCTGTTCGGGCGGCTCCGAGGAGGGCGGCGCGCGCATGGAGGGACGGCTTACCGTGGCCGATTCGGTGGACCAGAGCGGTGACTATTCCGGCATCGGCGTGACCGTGGTCCGCGAGGACTCGGCCGGCGCCATCACCGATACCCTTTTTCACCAGGTGACCGATTCCACGGGTCGATTCGCCGGCATGGCCAAGGTACCTGCCCAGAACCGCTACCCCCTCTCCATCACCCGCAACCAGAGCGAGCTGGCCCGGGTGCCCCTCTACCTGTCGGCCGACGATACGGTGCGCGTGACCGGCGACCTGGCCAACCTGCAGCAGACCCTGGACATCCATTCCCGCGAGCACGAGGCCCTGGAGCTTTTCCAGCGCATGAACCGCACCATAGGCCGGGTGCGCATCTACGCCCAGGCGGGCCGCATCTCCGCCGACAGCCTCTCCCAGGAGATGAACAAGTGGAGCGGACTCTACTGGGAGGTCTACGAGCGTTATCCCACCACCATTGCAGGCAAGATGGCGGCCACCGAATCGATACGCATCCTCAACACCCAGGACCCCGACAGCATGATGCTGCGCCTGAACCAGGTGCGCGCCGATGATGACCTGGTGGGGCTGGCCGCCACCTACGGCAAAGACTACCTGGCCCAGGACCAGGGACTCGACCACGCGCTGGCCTACCTTGACACCCTCCAGCAGATGACGGAGGGCTCCCAGGCGAGCATGCGCATCCGCATGGAACGCATCAAGCTGCTCTACGACAGCGCGCGTGTGGAAACCGCCCAGAACCTGCTGACCGATTTCCAGAACAGCTACCCCGATAACCCCACCGCGCGAAACTGGTCCGAAGCCATCCAGTACGATCTGGACTATCTGGCGCCGGGCGACACCATTCCCGAATTTTCCTTTGGCACCAACGGGGGTACCGTGAGCAGGGAGTCGCTCCTGGGCACTCCCTACATCCTGGAGATCACCTCGCTGGCCAGCCGCACCTACCAGCAGCAGTTCGACCGCACGGTGGTCATCCACAGCATCTACCGCAATTACGGACTCCAGGTCGTCACGCTTCCCCTGGACGAAAGCCAGGTGACGATCGAAGGCTTCTTTGAGGAGCGGGTGCAGCCCTGGCCTGTGGCCCAGGCCGGCGCCTACGACCGGCAGGAGCTGGTGAACCGGTTCAACATCCGAGGCACGCCCACGCGCTTTCTTGTCGACCGCCAGGGACGCATCGTGCGAAGGTATGTGGGTACGGAGTTCCGCGATATCATTCAGGGTATTCAAACGCTGATTAACAACGAAGGCCCCGCTTCATGA
- the gatB gene encoding Asp-tRNA(Asn)/Glu-tRNA(Gln) amidotransferase subunit GatB: MGTIDHDNYEAVIGLEVHCQLLTESKAFAPVSTEFGGLPNTQLTPLCLGHPGTLPVLNDNLVRYTIKMGLATHCEVSRKSIFARKNYFYPDLPKGYQISQYETPICHGGHITITDEEAGGEDGPSTEKRIGITRIHMEEDAGKSIHDQDPYHTLVDLNRAGVPLIEIVSEPDLRTPKEAYNYLTRIKQIVQYLEICDGNMEEGSLRCDANVSVMPRGSQTFGTRTELKNMNSFRNVERALGYEIERQIALLEEGGEVVQETMLWDPDKMETRMMRTKEEAHDYRYFPEPDIPPVVVTDDMLDEVRAELPEMPDVRQKRFMDDFDMSAQDARTLTDDRYLADFFEKLVDTSGSPRAASNLVLTEVLRVLNERSISIREFPVSSERLGGLIDLREDDKVNSSAMTAIFDAMLEQEGSAEDLAESMNLLQVSDAGFIEPIVEQVIEEHPDEVGRYRDGKKGLIGFFIGQVMQRSQGKANPNLVRELIASKLEES, encoded by the coding sequence ATGGGTACCATCGATCACGACAACTACGAAGCGGTCATCGGGCTGGAGGTGCACTGCCAGCTGCTGACCGAGAGCAAGGCCTTCGCGCCGGTATCCACCGAGTTCGGCGGCCTGCCCAATACCCAGTTGACGCCCCTCTGCCTGGGACATCCGGGCACCCTCCCCGTGCTGAACGATAACCTGGTGCGCTACACCATTAAGATGGGACTGGCCACCCACTGCGAGGTGTCCCGCAAGTCCATTTTCGCCCGGAAAAACTACTTTTACCCCGATCTGCCCAAGGGCTACCAGATCTCCCAGTACGAGACGCCCATCTGCCACGGCGGACACATCACCATTACCGATGAGGAGGCCGGAGGGGAGGACGGCCCGTCTACCGAAAAACGCATCGGCATCACGCGCATACACATGGAGGAGGACGCCGGAAAGTCCATCCACGACCAGGATCCCTACCACACGCTGGTGGACCTGAACCGTGCGGGCGTGCCCCTCATCGAAATCGTCTCCGAACCTGACCTGCGCACCCCGAAAGAGGCTTACAACTACCTGACTCGCATCAAGCAGATCGTGCAGTACCTGGAGATCTGCGACGGCAACATGGAGGAGGGAAGCCTGCGCTGCGACGCCAACGTCTCGGTGATGCCGCGCGGCTCGCAGACGTTCGGCACCCGCACCGAGCTTAAGAACATGAACTCTTTCCGCAACGTGGAGCGCGCCCTGGGCTACGAGATCGAGCGGCAGATCGCCCTGCTGGAGGAGGGCGGGGAGGTCGTGCAGGAAACCATGCTGTGGGACCCCGACAAGATGGAGACCCGCATGATGCGTACCAAGGAGGAGGCGCACGACTACCGCTATTTTCCCGAACCCGACATCCCGCCGGTGGTGGTGACCGACGATATGCTTGATGAGGTGCGCGCGGAGCTCCCCGAAATGCCCGACGTGCGGCAGAAGCGCTTTATGGACGATTTTGACATGAGCGCACAGGACGCCCGCACCCTGACCGACGACCGCTACCTGGCCGACTTTTTCGAGAAGCTGGTCGATACCTCCGGTTCCCCGCGGGCGGCCTCCAACCTGGTGCTCACCGAGGTGCTGCGCGTACTCAACGAGCGCAGTATTTCGATTCGCGAATTCCCGGTGTCGTCCGAACGCCTGGGGGGACTCATCGACCTGCGCGAGGACGACAAGGTGAACTCCTCCGCCATGACCGCTATCTTTGACGCCATGCTGGAGCAGGAGGGCAGCGCCGAAGATCTGGCCGAGTCGATGAACCTGCTGCAGGTCTCCGACGCCGGCTTCATCGAGCCCATCGTGGAGCAGGTCATCGAGGAGCACCCCGACGAAGTGGGCCGATACCGCGACGGGAAAAAGGGTCTTATAGGCTTTTTTATCGGGCAGGTGATGCAGCGCTCCCAGGGAAAGGCAAATCCCAACCTGGTGCGCGAGCTCATTGCAAGTAAGCTTGAAGAATCGTAA
- a CDS encoding agmatine deiminase family protein — MPRTAASSNRRPGELGYRMPAEWHPHAATQLHWPSNRETWPGACLARVERVYGDILAALTPHEQVHLLAENEAVRERAGKVLEDFAVDPTRITWHVRPINDVWARDCGPIFVRREEAVDGDLPEWALTDWEYNAWGGKYPPWEDDNALPAWFARRFGIPRYAPGMVLEGGSIEVNGEGALLTTESVLLNPNRNPALDRGQIEDRLRAYLGADHVIWLKEGLTGDDTDGHIDDLARFLAPDTVLAVTAPPGDVNHAALAENLEILRSATLPGGRSLRIETLPLPETRIEGTTVDGSAYVPASYANFYVASGVVLVPLYDTRRDGEALELIGSHFPDREVDGISCADLVWGQGSIHCVTQQLYGLPSGHSPKH; from the coding sequence ATGCCCCGAACCGCTGCATCGTCCAACCGCCGCCCGGGAGAGCTCGGCTACCGCATGCCGGCCGAGTGGCATCCCCATGCTGCCACCCAGCTCCACTGGCCCTCCAACCGGGAGACCTGGCCCGGAGCGTGCCTGGCGCGCGTCGAGCGGGTCTACGGCGACATCCTGGCCGCGCTGACCCCGCACGAGCAGGTGCACCTGCTGGCCGAAAATGAGGCAGTCCGTGAGCGTGCCGGAAAGGTGCTGGAGGATTTTGCGGTGGACCCCACCCGCATCACCTGGCATGTGCGCCCGATCAACGACGTCTGGGCCAGGGACTGCGGGCCCATCTTTGTGCGGCGGGAGGAGGCTGTCGACGGCGACCTCCCCGAATGGGCCCTCACCGACTGGGAGTACAACGCGTGGGGCGGAAAGTATCCTCCCTGGGAAGACGACAACGCCCTGCCCGCCTGGTTTGCCCGCCGGTTCGGCATCCCGCGCTACGCCCCCGGCATGGTGCTGGAAGGAGGGTCCATCGAGGTGAACGGGGAAGGCGCCCTGCTGACCACCGAGTCGGTGCTTCTCAATCCCAACCGCAACCCGGCACTGGACCGCGGACAGATCGAGGACAGGCTGCGCGCCTACCTGGGCGCCGATCACGTCATCTGGCTGAAGGAGGGGCTGACCGGGGACGATACCGACGGCCACATCGACGACCTGGCCCGCTTTCTGGCGCCGGATACGGTGCTGGCGGTCACCGCCCCGCCCGGCGACGTGAACCACGCCGCCCTGGCCGAAAACCTGGAAATCCTGCGTTCGGCCACCCTCCCCGGCGGAAGGTCCCTGCGCATCGAGACTCTCCCGCTGCCGGAGACCCGCATCGAGGGCACCACGGTGGACGGCTCGGCCTATGTGCCGGCCAGCTACGCCAACTTCTACGTGGCCAGCGGGGTGGTGCTGGTGCCCCTCTACGATACGCGCCGCGACGGGGAGGCCCTGGAACTGATCGGCAGCCATTTCCCGGACCGCGAGGTAGACGGCATTTCCTGCGCCGACCTGGTTTGGGGTCAGGGTTCCATTCACTGCGTCACACAGCAGCTCTACGGGCTGCCTTCAGGCCATTCCCCGAAGCACTAA
- a CDS encoding carbon-nitrogen hydrolase: MNTLNLALIQHPCTDDPQANLERACGLVEEAARGGARLVCLQELFHTTYFPREMDECFFEWAQPLDGPLTRRLRQLADQLDISLVAPFFERRAAGIYHNSLAVIGPGGELQGFYRKVHIPDDPGFYEKYYFTPGEEGYRVFGLDDVGEDAPRFAPLICWDQWYPEAARVSALKGAGLLLYPTAIGTLPEESGGESEEFHQAWQTIQRSHAIANGCFVASVNRVGEEGGTRFWGQSFVAGPFGQILAQAGREEEILHAELDLSAVERQRQIWPFFRDRRIDTYGPLLKRYDD, from the coding sequence ATGAACACCCTCAACCTGGCGCTCATACAGCATCCCTGCACCGACGACCCGCAGGCCAACCTGGAGCGCGCCTGCGGACTGGTGGAGGAGGCCGCCCGGGGCGGCGCCCGCCTGGTCTGTCTGCAGGAGCTCTTCCATACCACCTATTTCCCGCGCGAGATGGACGAGTGTTTTTTCGAGTGGGCGCAGCCCCTGGACGGTCCCCTCACCCGTCGTCTGCGCCAGCTGGCCGATCAACTGGACATCTCCCTTGTCGCGCCCTTTTTCGAGCGGCGCGCGGCCGGCATTTACCACAACTCCCTGGCCGTGATCGGACCCGGCGGTGAGCTGCAGGGGTTTTACCGCAAGGTGCATATCCCCGACGATCCCGGCTTCTACGAGAAGTACTATTTCACCCCGGGGGAGGAGGGCTACCGGGTGTTCGGCCTGGACGATGTCGGGGAGGACGCGCCACGCTTCGCCCCCCTGATCTGCTGGGACCAGTGGTACCCGGAGGCGGCGCGGGTCTCCGCCCTGAAGGGGGCCGGCCTGCTGCTCTATCCCACGGCCATCGGCACCCTCCCCGAGGAGAGCGGGGGCGAGAGCGAAGAGTTTCACCAGGCCTGGCAGACCATCCAGCGAAGCCACGCCATCGCCAACGGATGCTTCGTGGCCAGCGTGAACCGCGTGGGCGAGGAGGGGGGCACGCGGTTCTGGGGACAGTCCTTCGTGGCGGGTCCCTTCGGGCAGATTCTGGCGCAGGCCGGCCGGGAGGAGGAGATCCTGCACGCCGAACTGGATCTGTCGGCCGTCGAACGACAGCGGCAGATCTGGCCCTTTTTCAGGGACCGCCGCATCGACACCTATGGTCCCCTGCTGAAACGCTACGACGACTAG
- the pckA gene encoding phosphoenolpyruvate carboxykinase (ATP): MSNQAHPRSSVGLDYLGLENNDHTLWNLTPPELYEEAIQNGEGTLTRDYALRVLTGKYTGRSPEDKYIVDLPSIHDDIDWGEINQPVDEETFDGLFEKVTEYLSEKKLYIKDCFAGAEEEHRLNVRVVSEAAYHGLFAHNMFIRPSHEELKNHKPDFTVLAAPNFKANPEEDGTKSETFIFVHFDKRIILIGGTLYSGEVKKGIFSVMNYLLPKREVMAMHCSANMSEEGETAVFFGLSGTGKTTLSSDPDRVLIGDDEHGWSDEGVFNIEGGCYAKTINLSEEGEPLIYATTRMPGTILENVVLYSDRSPDFDDTSFTQNTRCSYPIDYIPNASDAGRGNHPSNVIFLTCDAFGVLPPISRLTPEQAMYHFISGYTAKVAGTERGVTEPQATFSACFGAPFMPLHPTVYAELLADKIRRHESNVWLINTGWTGGPHGTGHRVKLGYTRQMLSEALEGNLDDANFETEPFFGLQIPAEVAGIPDELLRPRQTWDDQEAYDEKAHKLAGMFRENFKQFESEASEELIAAGPNA, encoded by the coding sequence ATGAGTAACCAAGCACATCCCCGGAGTTCCGTGGGACTGGACTACCTGGGACTGGAAAACAACGACCATACCCTCTGGAACCTGACGCCCCCGGAGCTCTACGAGGAGGCCATCCAGAACGGGGAGGGAACCCTGACCAGGGACTACGCCCTGCGCGTGCTTACCGGAAAGTATACGGGACGTTCGCCGGAGGACAAATACATTGTGGACCTGCCCTCCATCCACGACGACATCGACTGGGGTGAGATCAACCAGCCCGTGGACGAGGAGACCTTCGACGGACTCTTCGAGAAGGTGACCGAGTATCTCTCAGAAAAGAAACTCTACATCAAGGACTGCTTTGCGGGCGCCGAGGAGGAGCACCGCCTGAACGTGCGGGTGGTCAGCGAGGCCGCCTATCACGGGCTTTTCGCCCACAACATGTTCATCCGCCCCAGCCACGAGGAGCTCAAGAACCACAAGCCCGACTTCACCGTGCTGGCCGCGCCCAATTTCAAGGCGAACCCGGAGGAGGACGGCACCAAGAGCGAAACCTTCATTTTTGTACACTTCGACAAGCGGATCATTCTCATCGGGGGCACCCTCTATTCGGGCGAGGTGAAAAAAGGCATCTTCTCGGTGATGAACTACCTGCTGCCCAAAAGGGAGGTGATGGCCATGCACTGTTCGGCCAACATGAGCGAGGAGGGCGAAACCGCCGTATTCTTCGGGCTTTCGGGCACCGGCAAGACCACGCTGAGCTCCGATCCCGACCGCGTGCTCATCGGAGACGACGAGCACGGCTGGAGCGACGAGGGCGTTTTCAATATCGAGGGCGGCTGCTACGCCAAGACCATCAACCTCTCGGAGGAGGGCGAGCCGCTGATCTACGCCACCACCAGGATGCCGGGCACCATCCTCGAGAACGTGGTACTCTACAGCGACCGCAGTCCCGACTTCGACGACACCAGCTTCACGCAGAATACGCGCTGCTCCTACCCCATTGACTACATCCCCAATGCCAGCGACGCCGGCCGGGGCAACCATCCGAGCAACGTGATTTTCCTGACCTGCGACGCCTTCGGGGTGCTGCCTCCCATCTCGCGGCTCACCCCCGAGCAGGCCATGTACCACTTCATCAGCGGCTATACCGCCAAGGTGGCGGGCACCGAGCGCGGCGTCACCGAACCCCAGGCCACCTTTTCGGCCTGCTTCGGCGCCCCCTTCATGCCCCTGCACCCCACCGTGTACGCCGAGCTGCTGGCCGACAAGATCCGCCGCCACGAGTCCAACGTCTGGCTGATCAACACCGGCTGGACCGGCGGGCCCCACGGCACCGGCCACCGCGTCAAGCTGGGCTACACCCGGCAGATGCTCAGCGAGGCGCTGGAAGGCAATCTGGATGATGCGAACTTTGAGACCGAGCCCTTCTTCGGGCTTCAGATTCCCGCCGAAGTGGCCGGCATCCCGGACGAGCTTCTGCGTCCGCGTCAGACCTGGGACGACCAGGAGGCCTACGACGAGAAAGCCCACAAGCTGGCCGGCATGTTCCGCGAGAACTTCAAGCAGTTTGAGAGCGAGGCGAGCGAAGAGCTGATCGCCGCAGGACCGAACGCCTAG
- the prfA gene encoding peptide chain release factor 1, with product MDIEAKLEQVRERFEEVTAAMSDPSVYDDPQRYTELTKEHSDLKELVDLYDEYKSINRQIEGNSELIEDGEDPEITEMAEEENRELKPRLQKLEEKIKFMLIPKDPDDSKNVIVEVRAGTGGDEAAIFAGDLFEMYRRYVDHMGWKLNVMTLSEGDKGGFKEIVFGLEGDEVYSKMKYESGVHRVQRVPETETQGRVHTSAATVAVLPEAEEVDIEINTADLRIDTFRASGAGGQHVNKTDSAIRITHEPSGVVVECQQERSQHQNKEKAMTMLRTKLYEREEEKLRAERAAERKSQVSTGDRSAKIRTYNYPQSRLTDHRIGLTLYNLEDIMKGEIDEVIQALRVQDNLDKLNAVMEEGA from the coding sequence ATGGATATTGAAGCGAAACTGGAGCAGGTCCGCGAGCGGTTCGAGGAGGTTACCGCCGCCATGAGCGACCCCTCTGTATACGACGATCCCCAGCGTTATACCGAGCTGACCAAGGAGCACAGCGACCTGAAGGAGCTGGTGGATCTTTACGACGAATACAAGTCCATCAACCGCCAGATCGAGGGTAACAGCGAGCTGATCGAGGACGGGGAGGACCCTGAAATCACCGAGATGGCGGAAGAGGAGAACAGGGAGCTCAAGCCGCGCCTGCAGAAGCTGGAGGAGAAGATCAAGTTCATGCTCATCCCGAAGGATCCCGACGACTCCAAGAACGTCATCGTGGAGGTGCGCGCGGGCACCGGCGGCGACGAGGCCGCCATTTTTGCCGGCGACCTGTTCGAGATGTACCGGCGCTACGTTGACCACATGGGCTGGAAATTGAACGTAATGACCCTCAGCGAAGGGGATAAGGGCGGCTTCAAGGAGATTGTCTTCGGGCTGGAAGGCGACGAAGTCTACTCCAAGATGAAGTACGAGAGCGGGGTGCACCGCGTGCAGCGTGTGCCTGAGACCGAGACCCAGGGGCGCGTGCATACCTCGGCGGCCACCGTGGCCGTGCTGCCGGAAGCCGAGGAGGTGGATATCGAAATCAATACGGCCGATCTGCGCATCGACACCTTCCGGGCCAGCGGGGCGGGGGGACAGCACGTCAACAAGACCGACTCTGCCATCCGCATTACCCACGAACCCTCCGGCGTGGTGGTGGAGTGCCAGCAGGAGCGCTCCCAGCACCAGAACAAGGAGAAGGCGATGACCATGCTGCGTACCAAGCTCTACGAGCGCGAGGAGGAGAAGCTGCGCGCGGAGCGTGCGGCCGAACGCAAGAGCCAGGTTTCTACGGGCGACCGCAGCGCCAAAATCCGCACCTATAATTACCCCCAGAGCCGCCTCACGGACCACCGCATCGGACTGACCCTCTACAACCTGGAGGACATCATGAAGGGGGAGATCGACGAGGTGATCCAGGCCCTGCGCGTGCAGGACAACCTGGACAAGCTCAATGCGGTGATGGAGGAGGGCGCCTAG
- a CDS encoding 5-(carboxyamino)imidazole ribonucleotide synthase yields MSNPLSARYRLGFLGAGQLARMSGLQAFRFGIQVGVFSDREENEPVQFMTPHSRSGSFDSEVDLAEFARTCDVLTLENEFIDSEVLAAAQESSGTPIYPSPASFALIENKLIEKQTFEKAGIPVTPYALVEGEQELKAFGAEHGWPYLLKSSKGGYDGYGNETVDDLEEAVRAYRDLGGEKGRDIVAEAFVDFTHELAVQVARNETGHVVYPCCETVQEEHICVAVRSPAPVDESVRQRAQQLAVAATEAIDGRGIFAYEFFLTPEGEVLLNESAPRPHNSGHYTIEGCVTSQFENHVRAVLGLPLGDPSLRTPAVTMVNLLGAHRRDARVDHALSAVAEKDGHLHVYGKLDSKPGRKMGHYTLLGEDPEATYRRAWELASGIEI; encoded by the coding sequence GTGTCCAACCCCCTTAGCGCCCGCTACCGGCTCGGCTTCCTGGGAGCCGGCCAGCTCGCCCGCATGTCCGGCCTCCAGGCCTTCCGTTTCGGCATCCAGGTCGGCGTTTTCTCCGACCGCGAGGAAAACGAGCCGGTCCAGTTCATGACCCCCCATTCCCGTTCCGGTTCCTTCGATTCGGAGGTGGACCTTGCCGAATTCGCCCGAACCTGTGACGTACTCACCCTGGAGAACGAATTCATCGACTCGGAGGTGCTGGCCGCCGCCCAGGAGTCGAGCGGAACGCCCATCTATCCCTCCCCGGCCAGCTTCGCCCTCATTGAGAACAAGCTGATTGAGAAACAGACCTTCGAGAAGGCCGGCATCCCGGTCACTCCCTACGCCCTGGTGGAGGGCGAGCAGGAGCTCAAGGCCTTCGGGGCCGAACACGGCTGGCCCTACCTGCTGAAATCCTCCAAGGGCGGCTACGACGGCTACGGCAACGAGACCGTGGACGACCTGGAGGAGGCGGTCCGGGCCTACCGTGACCTGGGAGGCGAAAAGGGGCGGGATATTGTGGCGGAAGCCTTCGTGGATTTCACCCATGAGCTGGCCGTACAGGTGGCTCGCAACGAAACCGGCCACGTGGTTTATCCCTGCTGCGAGACGGTTCAGGAAGAGCACATCTGCGTGGCGGTGCGCTCTCCCGCGCCGGTGGACGAGTCGGTGCGGCAGCGGGCGCAGCAGCTGGCGGTGGCCGCCACCGAGGCCATCGACGGCCGAGGCATCTTCGCCTACGAATTTTTCCTTACCCCGGAAGGCGAGGTGCTGCTGAACGAATCGGCCCCGCGCCCCCACAACTCCGGCCACTACACCATCGAGGGCTGCGTGACCTCCCAGTTTGAGAACCACGTGCGGGCCGTGCTGGGCCTGCCCCTCGGGGATCCCTCGCTGCGCACCCCGGCCGTAACCATGGTGAACCTGCTGGGCGCCCACCGGCGTGATGCCCGGGTGGACCACGCCCTGTCGGCCGTGGCCGAAAAGGACGGCCACCTGCATGTCTACGGCAAGCTCGACAGCAAGCCCGGCCGCAAGATGGGACACTACACCCTGCTGGGTGAAGATCCCGAGGCCACCTACCGGCGCGCCTGGGAGCTGGCCTCCGGCATTGAAATTTAG
- the purE gene encoding 5-(carboxyamino)imidazole ribonucleotide mutase, with protein sequence MSDKNTRVGVIMGSDSDWPTMKEACQILDRFGIAYEKKVVSAHRTPDMMAEYGKSARDRGLKVIIAGAGGAAHLPGMTAAYTTLPVIGVPVKTSALGGVDSLYSIVQMPGGVPVATVAIGKAKNAGLLAARILGAEDPDVAEQLEAYHREMAEESEKKTRNLT encoded by the coding sequence ATGAGTGACAAAAACACCCGCGTAGGAGTCATCATGGGCAGCGACAGCGACTGGCCCACCATGAAGGAGGCCTGCCAGATCCTGGACCGTTTCGGCATCGCCTACGAAAAAAAGGTGGTATCGGCGCACCGTACGCCCGACATGATGGCCGAATACGGCAAGAGTGCGCGGGATCGGGGCCTGAAAGTGATCATCGCAGGCGCCGGCGGTGCGGCGCACCTTCCCGGCATGACCGCCGCCTACACCACCCTGCCTGTCATCGGCGTGCCGGTGAAGACCAGCGCGCTGGGCGGCGTGGACAGCCTCTATTCCATCGTGCAGATGCCGGGAGGCGTGCCCGTGGCCACCGTGGCCATCGGCAAGGCCAAGAACGCCGGTCTGCTGGCCGCCCGCATCCTGGGGGCGGAAGACCCGGACGTGGCGGAGCAGCTTGAAGCCTATCACCGGGAGATGGCCGAGGAATCGGAAAAGAAAACTCGGAATCTCACCTGA
- a CDS encoding SDR family oxidoreductase, which produces MKTAEPESAPVALITGASGGIGMELARVHAAHGHDLVLVARREERLRELGEELGEAHGIRATVVPADLATAGGPENVYRRTQEAGIRVRYLVNNAGIGDFGPFAESDWQKQSDMIGINVTSLTRLTHLYLPDMVEAGRGRILNVASTAAFVPGPLMSVYYATKHYVLAFSESLYTELRGDGVTVTALCPGPTRSGFQSTAEMQESGLFDYQVVAGAREVAEYGFKQMMKGRPVAIHGWANKISMQAVRLSPRSVVRKMVHTMQKPRSQ; this is translated from the coding sequence ATGAAGACAGCCGAACCGGAAAGCGCGCCTGTAGCCTTGATAACGGGTGCTTCCGGCGGCATTGGCATGGAACTGGCGCGGGTGCATGCCGCCCACGGGCATGATCTCGTGCTGGTCGCGCGGCGGGAGGAGCGCCTGCGCGAACTGGGGGAGGAACTCGGCGAGGCGCACGGAATCCGGGCCACGGTGGTGCCGGCCGATCTTGCCACCGCCGGAGGACCCGAGAACGTTTACCGACGCACGCAGGAAGCCGGCATCCGCGTGCGCTACCTGGTCAACAATGCCGGGATCGGCGACTTCGGACCCTTCGCCGAATCCGACTGGCAGAAACAGTCCGACATGATCGGCATTAATGTCACCTCCCTGACGCGGCTCACGCACCTCTACCTGCCGGACATGGTGGAGGCGGGGCGGGGACGCATCCTGAACGTGGCCTCCACGGCCGCCTTCGTCCCGGGTCCCCTCATGAGCGTCTACTACGCAACCAAGCACTACGTGCTGGCCTTTTCGGAATCCCTCTATACCGAACTGCGGGGGGACGGCGTCACGGTTACCGCGCTCTGCCCCGGACCCACCCGCAGCGGGTTCCAGTCCACCGCCGAAATGCAGGAGTCCGGCCTGTTCGACTACCAGGTGGTGGCAGGCGCGCGCGAGGTGGCGGAATACGGATTCAAACAGATGATGAAAGGCCGTCCCGTGGCCATCCACGGCTGGGCCAACAAGATCAGCATGCAGGCGGTGCGCCTCTCCCCCCGGTCGGTGGTGCGGAAGATGGTGCACACCATGCAGAAACCCAGGTCCCAATAG
- a CDS encoding N-acetyltransferase family protein — protein MIQRAGPQHLGEITRIYNQAVEAGLRTAHLEARSREQQEAWLRRHLDDPYPVFVDEREDELVGWFSVSPYRPGRGALDGVAEISYYVDFRHHKEGIATGLMEHALAYCREQGLRILVALLIEGNTGSVHLLKKFDFKLWGVIPQAVEYQHEYYDHIYMGRDITDS, from the coding sequence ATGATTCAAAGGGCAGGCCCACAGCACCTCGGGGAGATTACCCGAATCTACAACCAAGCGGTGGAGGCGGGCCTTAGAACCGCCCACCTGGAGGCCCGCTCCCGGGAGCAGCAGGAGGCGTGGCTTCGGCGACATCTTGACGATCCCTACCCCGTTTTTGTGGATGAACGTGAAGACGAGCTGGTGGGATGGTTTTCCGTCTCTCCCTACCGGCCGGGTCGCGGAGCCCTCGACGGGGTGGCCGAGATCAGCTACTACGTCGATTTCCGCCACCACAAGGAGGGCATTGCCACAGGACTCATGGAACATGCCCTGGCCTACTGCCGGGAACAGGGCTTGAGGATACTGGTAGCCCTCCTGATCGAAGGCAACACCGGCAGCGTGCACCTGCTCAAGAAATTCGACTTCAAGCTCTGGGGCGTCATCCCTCAGGCCGTAGAATACCAGCACGAGTACTACGACCACATCTACATGGGCAGGGACATTACAGACAGCTGA